Genomic segment of Gemmatimonadaceae bacterium:
CGGCGACATCTTCGACGCATTCCGGGCGAAGGGTGACACCTTCCTCGCCGTGAAGGTGAGCTACTGGATTCCGCTGAAGTAAGTCAGCAGCAGCGAGTACCCGGCCTGCTGTACTTCCTTTCCAAGAGGTCCGCCGCGAACTGATCCTTCGTCATCGGTTTCGTATCCGGATGATGACTTTGGCAATGCGACATGTATCGCTCGTAGTCGGGCACGCCGAGCATCGCGCGCAAAGTGCGCGCGATCCCGGAGACGAGAGCGGTTAGTCGATTCACTGCGGCGGATCGGGTTGGAAGGGAACGCGTGACGGCAAGTTCCGCTCGAAGAGCTCGAAGATCCGGCGGTACTCGTCGGTCCATGACGATGGTCGCAGGAACGCGTGATCCTCAACCGGATAAACGGCAAGCTCCCAGCCCGTTGTACCGAGCTCGATGAACCGCTGCGTAAGACGAACGATGTCCTCGAAGTGCACGTTGATGTCCACCATCCCATGCGCCATCAGCAGCGGATCGCGAAGCCCCTCGGCAAAATAGATGGGCGATGACCGGCGGTAGGCAAGCGTGTCCGTCTGCGGAAAGTTGAGAATCCGCGACGTGTAGCCGTGGTTGTAATGCGCCCAGTCGGTGACGCTGCGGAGCGCCGCCCCAGCGCCGAAGAACTGCGGCTGAGTGAACAGCGCAAAGAGCGTTATGAATCCGCCGTAACTTCCCCCGTAGATTCCGATCCGCTCGGGGTTGATCGAGTATTCCTTCGTGAGGTATCGGGACGCGTCAACCTGGTCCTGAAGATCCCGGCCGCCCATGTATCTGTAGATCGCCGTCCGCCAGTCACGCCCGTATCCATCCGACGCGCGATAGTCCAGGTCTAGAACGACGTACCCCTTCGACGCGAGATACTGATTGAACATGTACTCGCGCGGATACTCCGACCAGAAATTGCCGACGTTGTGCAGATAGCCCGCTCCATGAACGAAGATCACGGCAGCGCCGTTTGGCTCGGCGTTCATGTCCTTCGGACGATAGATGTGCGCGGGAACTCCAACACCGTCCGAGGCGGGAATCTTGACGATCTCCGGCACGATCCACGGAAACGACAGCCACTCCGCGCTCGGCGATACAGTGAGCTGAACTGCGTCGGCACGCGCGCGGTTGCGCATCAGAAAGAGATCAGGCGGGCGATTCACGAAGGAGTAGACGTCGGCGATCCATTCACCGTTGGGCGACACGACGCCAAGGTGCCGGCCCGATTTCGTGGTGAGCCGCTCGCGCGAGCCGCCGTTCACGGACATGCGGTAGATCTGCTCCTCGGCCGGCGATATCTCGCTGGTGTGGAGATAGAACCATTTCTCATCGGGTGAAAAATCGACGTCACGGACTTCCCATCGACCGCTGGTGAGCTGGCGGCGGTCGGTGCCGTCGGCAGCAACCGTGTAGAGGTGTGCAAATCCCGTTGCCTCGGAGACATACCAGAAGCGCCGGCCGTTGGCGTACCATCCGCCGCATGAGCTGCAGGGACCGCCAACCCAGGCGCTGTCGCGCAGCGTCTCCAGCGTTCGGAGCGTACCCGTCGCCGCGTCGATCGACTGAAGCAGCCGGAGCTTGCTGTCGCCGGTGTAAGAATAAAACGCGGCGCGCGATCCGTCGGCGCTCCAGTCGAGGATCTGAACGAACCCGTTTGCTGTATCGGTGGGGAAGGGGTTGAGCCACTTGATCGTCCCGGATGGCAGGCTCAGGAAGCCAAGCCGTCCCCGAACCTGCACGTCACCAACGTTTGTCCGGCCGCGGATGACTTCGGGGTAACCGGTCTCTGTTACGAGCCGCACGACCTCCACAGCGCGCGTTCCCTGCGGCGGAATGCGCGTCTGCACCAGAAGCGCATTGCCGTCAGGCGCGACCGAGAGTGCGGAAAGCTCTTCGCCTCGCTGCGTGTAATGGATTTTGACCCCGCGGGCCTCACGCTCGCGCTCTGCAGCTTTGCGAATGCTGTCCGCGCTAACGCGGTCGCGGATTGCCTCGAAGAGGTCGCGTTGCTGCTGCTCGATCCGGCCGCGCTGGCCGGTGGCTCGGGCGGAGTCCACCGGTGCGGGCCCCGGACGAATATCGGTAAGCTGTCGAACAAGACCGCCCGAAAGATCTATCGAGTAAACGTTGTTGTCGCGCACGAAGAAAAGGCGGTTCGCGTCAACGGCGAATTCCGGGGTGTGCTCACGGGCA
This window contains:
- a CDS encoding YbdD/YjiX family protein — its product is MNRLTALVSGIARTLRAMLGVPDYERYMSHCQSHHPDTKPMTKDQFAADLLERKYSRPGTRCC
- a CDS encoding prolyl oligopeptidase family serine peptidase produces the protein MAERESWLRANMREEATTKSTKNTEFFLGVSRQLLRYFAAGCCLAVAASLTAPPAGAQRTSSFDFSIKNIMRGPELYGRPPADVRWSADSRWIYFNWLEPGTDWREQVKRYRVRAAPGSKPERVSPAQFDSVGALISSGDRSRNGRYMAVEHNGDIYVTDLQNGTTRRLTQTVAREHTPEFAVDANRLFFVRDNNVYSIDLSGGLVRQLTDIRPGPAPVDSARATGQRGRIEQQQRDLFEAIRDRVSADSIRKAAEREREARGVKIHYTQRGEELSALSVAPDGNALLVQTRIPPQGTRAVEVVRLVTETGYPEVIRGRTNVGDVQVRGRLGFLSLPSGTIKWLNPFPTDTANGFVQILDWSADGSRAAFYSYTGDSKLRLLQSIDAATGTLRTLETLRDSAWVGGPCSSCGGWYANGRRFWYVSEATGFAHLYTVAADGTDRRQLTSGRWEVRDVDFSPDEKWFYLHTSEISPAEEQIYRMSVNGGSRERLTTKSGRHLGVVSPNGEWIADVYSFVNRPPDLFLMRNRARADAVQLTVSPSAEWLSFPWIVPEIVKIPASDGVGVPAHIYRPKDMNAEPNGAAVIFVHGAGYLHNVGNFWSEYPREYMFNQYLASKGYVVLDLDYRASDGYGRDWRTAIYRYMGGRDLQDQVDASRYLTKEYSINPERIGIYGGSYGGFITLFALFTQPQFFGAGAALRSVTDWAHYNHGYTSRILNFPQTDTLAYRRSSPIYFAEGLRDPLLMAHGMVDINVHFEDIVRLTQRFIELGTTGWELAVYPVEDHAFLRPSSWTDEYRRIFELFERNLPSRVPFQPDPPQ